A stretch of the Actinoalloteichus fjordicus genome encodes the following:
- a CDS encoding Dabb family protein, giving the protein MIWHCIRFTLKPDISVAEVETALERMRGASGRLPAVRSWVIGREFGGEYEYGAVSTITDVEGYEKMMNHPAHREIDRIGLPMVDKFVSLDITDDPDPETGAKIAAIHRRRYDEMPDITGLLADISEDPGSAAPFWRAS; this is encoded by the coding sequence ATGATCTGGCACTGCATTCGTTTCACCCTCAAGCCGGACATCTCGGTGGCGGAGGTGGAGACCGCACTGGAGCGCATGCGCGGCGCGAGCGGCCGTCTCCCGGCGGTCAGATCGTGGGTCATCGGTCGCGAATTCGGCGGGGAGTACGAGTACGGTGCCGTCTCCACGATCACGGACGTCGAAGGCTACGAGAAGATGATGAACCATCCGGCGCACCGCGAGATCGACCGGATCGGGCTGCCGATGGTCGACAAATTCGTGTCGTTGGACATCACCGACGACCCCGACCCGGAGACGGGCGCGAAGATCGCCGCCATCCATCGGCGCCGGTACGACGAGATGCCGGACATCACCGGACTGCTCGCCGACATCAGTGAGGACCCCGGCAGCGCCGCACCCTTCTGGCGCGCGAGCTGA